One genomic window of Solanum dulcamara chromosome 10, daSolDulc1.2, whole genome shotgun sequence includes the following:
- the LOC129871555 gene encoding zeatin O-glucosyltransferase-like, protein MSVTQFFVKVVLQNSFFVKVVVSPFVAMAATNEVIVAMVPFPDYSHINNLFDLARYMASHNIPVHFLCFADVNKDLKLRFQGGFNIHFNDLLRPSSPIEKEDRYGVPPILMYLEKLKEPIYEICVELSTKAKRLVIIHDLIMSEPILDVHTLLNVKSYIFQTGSTFNRYSALKQTIPDIIDDDYDHEKLVKQMQDEFPLLEPHEKFRFKMELELKHQSGEIINSCKEVEGRYPELLANAKEKPIWAFGPFHMLLDSSSSNNMTRSLELFLDKQDDNSVIFVSFGSTTTLSQEQVNELARGLEQSNHRFIWVLRKGDNVEKLKEKLDGKIELPEGFEERVEGRGMVVNWAPQLEILGHSSTGGFLSHCGWNSCIESISMGVPLATWPISYDHPFNSILVTNLLKIGISVKSWSHRDELVTASTIEKAVKTLMGTIQGDEMRQRAVELSEKIKSSASRGGLARKEMESFISHIIK, encoded by the coding sequence ATGTCAGTAACTCAGTTTTTTGTAAAAGTTGTTCTCCAAAACTCATTTTTTGTCAAAGTTGTTGTCTCTCCTTTTGTTGCAATGGCTGCTACCAATGAAGTGATTGTGGCAATGGTGCCATTTCCTGATTACAGCCATATAAATAACCTCTTTGATCTTGCTCGTTACATGGCGTCCCATAATATACCAGTACACTTCCTCTGTTTTGCTGATGTGAACAAAGACTTGAAACTACGCTTTCAAGGTGGCTTCAACATCCATTTCAATGACCTCTTGAGACCTTCTTCTCCGATAGAAAAAGAAGATCGCTATGGAGTGCCTCCGATTCTAATGTATCTGGAAAAACTCAAGGAGCCTATTTACGAAATATGCGTTGAACTCTCCACCAAAGCAAAGAGATTAGTCATAATTCATGACCTTATAATGAGTGAACCAATATTAGATGTCCATACATTGTTGAATGTCAAGTCTTATATCTTCCAAACTGGGTCGACTTTTAACAGATACTCTGCCCTCAAACAAACTATTCCGGACATAATTGATGATGACTATGATCATGAAAAACTCGTCAAGCAAATGCAGGATGAGTTTCCATTGTTGGAGCCACATGAGAAATTTCGCTTTAAAATGGAGCTTGAATTGAAGCACCAATCCGGAGAAATCATAAACTCGTGTAAAGAAGTGGAAGGTAGGTACCCAGAGTTACTTGCCAATGCAAAAGAAAAGCCAATATGGGCTTTTGGTCCATTTCATATGTTGCTAGATTCTTCGTCTAGCAACAACATGACTCGTAGTCTAGAATTATTTCTCGACAAGCAAGATGATAACTCAGTAATATTCGTTTCATTTGGATCGACTACTACATTATCACAAGAGCAAGTGAATGAGCTCGCTCGGGGTTTAGAACAAAGCAATCATAGATTTATATGGGTACTAAGAAAAGGAGATAATGtggagaaacttaaagagaaattAGACGGAAAGATTGAATTACCAGAAGGGTTTGAAGAGAGAGTGGAAGGAAGAGGAATGGTGGTAAATTGGGCACCACAGTTGGAAATCTTGGGGCATTCATCTACGGGTGGGTTTTTGAGTCATTGTGGATGGAATTCTTGTATTGAGAGCATTAGTATGGGAGTGCCTCTAGCAACTTGGCCAATTAGTTACGATCATCCATTTAACTCTATATTAGTAACCAATTTGTTGAAGATTGGAATATCTGTCAAGAGTTGGTCTCACCGGGATGAATTGGTAACAGCATCAACCATTGAGAAAGCTGTCAAGACATTGATGGGTACGATACAAGGGGATGAGATGAGGCAAAGGGCGGTGGAATTGAGCGAAAAGATCAAAAGCTCTGCTAGCCGTGGAGGACTTGCACGTAAGGAAATGGAATCTTTCATATCACATATTATTAAATAA